A region of Paenibacillus sp. JNUCC-31 DNA encodes the following proteins:
- a CDS encoding VOC family protein — MSISLNVYLVTNGNGREAVDFYKDVFDAKVLAIQTFGEGPSSPDHPIPPEATDWIMHASLQIGGSVLMLSDTLPGMPHIIGNHISVTVNTDTADEAKQIFNKLEAGGEVGMPIQETFWSPAYGMVTDKFGVQFQISATPGQA, encoded by the coding sequence ATGTCGATCAGCTTGAATGTGTATCTTGTAACCAATGGAAACGGACGAGAAGCCGTCGATTTCTACAAAGACGTTTTCGATGCGAAAGTGCTTGCTATTCAGACCTTCGGCGAAGGCCCGTCGAGTCCTGATCACCCGATTCCGCCCGAAGCTACAGATTGGATTATGCACGCTTCTTTGCAGATTGGTGGTTCGGTGTTAATGTTGTCCGATACGTTACCTGGCATGCCTCATATTATCGGTAACCACATTAGCGTGACCGTCAATACGGATACTGCGGATGAGGCCAAACAGATTTTCAACAAGCTTGAAGCTGGCGGTGAAGTGGGCATGCCCATCCAGGAGACATTCTGGAGTCCAGCCTATGGCATGGTAACGGACAAGTTTGGTGTACAGTTTCAGATTAGCGCTACACCTGGACAAGCGTAG
- the ytxJ gene encoding bacillithiol system redox-active protein YtxJ — MDKKTNPQALWLVLGIAIGISMGVAANQLALGVAFGAALGVVVGSVVSKRAGSGLDDMLSEHVKELHKQEEWEEVLERSQDHPVLLLKHSTTCPTSARAYREFMAFVGSNASDPAQKMEYRIVKVIESRSLSRRIAEDTEVHHESPQVLLLDSGQVIQHSSHGKITRKRLLQWAQNPFG, encoded by the coding sequence ATGGACAAAAAAACAAATCCCCAAGCACTTTGGCTTGTCCTGGGTATCGCCATTGGAATAAGTATGGGTGTGGCTGCAAATCAGCTGGCTCTGGGGGTTGCCTTTGGTGCGGCACTGGGCGTTGTGGTTGGATCGGTCGTTAGCAAACGTGCAGGCTCGGGACTGGATGATATGCTGAGTGAGCATGTCAAGGAACTGCATAAGCAGGAGGAATGGGAAGAGGTGCTTGAGCGTTCGCAAGATCATCCGGTGCTGCTGCTGAAACACAGTACAACCTGTCCAACCAGTGCGAGAGCGTATAGGGAGTTTATGGCGTTTGTGGGTTCGAATGCATCAGATCCCGCACAGAAGATGGAATACCGGATTGTCAAAGTCATCGAAAGTCGCTCGCTGTCCCGCCGCATTGCGGAAGATACCGAGGTTCACCATGAATCGCCTCAAGTTCTGCTGCTGGACAGCGGACAGGTTATTCAACATTCGTCACACGGAAAAATTACCCGGAAGAGACTACTGCAATGGGCCCAGAATCCGTTTGGATGA
- a CDS encoding spr1630 family ClpXP-sensitive toxin: MEQYKFKSEHSQMIVDAIVEGYHDYIEHRKDRKDKMKISSAFAWTKGNFIESKIADYCGEQGFTHKKSKAGLTWDYLQFTHEDSKVLFLIRNAAYFNVNSFSRATIPTGGDNKGAFRTYLHDLSKINKDLKFSLTQPVNAGQDKLERVEQLSFPISESQVSRVKEELEHFASTYNEFHILTYAIDDAYQISKVQHYLPNPHDNIAYFIEDLSDLISGAELNESDREVLAPEMEDIVDPAAYDIEILEEEQWGKFPG, encoded by the coding sequence ATGGAACAATATAAGTTCAAGTCGGAACATAGTCAGATGATTGTGGATGCTATTGTTGAAGGATACCATGACTATATTGAGCACCGTAAAGATCGGAAAGATAAAATGAAGATTAGTTCAGCGTTTGCCTGGACTAAGGGCAACTTTATTGAGAGCAAAATCGCAGACTATTGCGGTGAACAAGGATTCACTCACAAAAAATCCAAAGCAGGTTTAACGTGGGACTATCTTCAGTTCACACACGAAGATTCAAAAGTTCTGTTTCTGATTAGGAATGCCGCCTATTTTAATGTAAATAGTTTCTCCAGAGCTACGATACCTACGGGTGGTGACAACAAGGGTGCTTTCCGTACGTATCTACATGATCTCTCCAAGATTAATAAAGATTTGAAATTCTCTTTGACCCAGCCAGTTAATGCTGGACAAGATAAGCTGGAGAGAGTCGAACAACTGTCCTTTCCCATTTCAGAGAGTCAGGTTAGTCGTGTGAAAGAAGAACTTGAACACTTTGCATCTACGTATAATGAATTTCATATACTCACTTATGCTATTGATGATGCATATCAAATTTCGAAGGTTCAGCATTATTTGCCCAATCCGCATGATAATATTGCTTATTTTATAGAAGACTTGTCGGATCTGATATCAGGTGCTGAGCTAAATGAGAGTGACCGTGAGGTACTTGCACCAGAGATGGAAGATATCGTTGATCCGGCAGCATATGATATTGAAATTTTGGAAGAAGAACAGTGGGGAAAATTCCCCGGGTAG
- a CDS encoding spr1629 family repressor/antitoxin: MFVGENLTNLRIMHGYSRKQLSEQLGVTEQAVWQYENAYTSPKVPIVNELKRIFSVKSKYFYTKDMLAEHNNFANINVMNIAYRSKVLNVISKTQTEAKHVEYLDTFINYITAQISIPTLNIIKLREEVIEYIHHSDDDRSTQIHYVAHLARQRLNLEPSTNENLMFWIEKSGVFVFEKAIGEEIDAYSLWTRNDRPFIILGNIKRSAVRRNFDIAHELGHLLLHYRLEFSNLDRKEHKLIENEANLFAGAFLLPKEEFSLDMNGITHKTNPDQYLDLKKKWKTSLQVLGYRAAHLGVMETKDHRNFYAAMHRRGYLEREPFDHTIPLQKPMRIKTIIDLLSKKGLVDIRYMIEEDWKVETSFFHHMTGISTDFFNKYMTNKRETNTQNVRKMPTRSS, encoded by the coding sequence ATGTTCGTTGGTGAAAATTTGACCAATTTGCGGATCATGCATGGGTATTCGAGAAAGCAGCTCTCCGAACAATTAGGTGTGACAGAACAAGCAGTCTGGCAATATGAAAATGCGTATACCTCACCCAAAGTGCCAATCGTGAATGAGTTGAAACGCATCTTCAGTGTAAAAAGCAAGTATTTTTATACAAAGGATATGCTTGCAGAGCATAATAACTTTGCCAATATCAATGTTATGAACATTGCCTATCGTTCGAAGGTGTTGAATGTAATCTCCAAGACACAGACAGAAGCAAAGCACGTAGAGTATTTGGATACGTTCATCAATTATATTACTGCTCAGATTAGCATTCCTACGCTGAACATTATCAAGCTTCGGGAAGAGGTTATTGAGTATATACATCATTCAGACGATGATCGTTCTACTCAAATTCATTATGTTGCACATCTTGCGCGGCAACGGCTTAATCTGGAGCCATCTACGAATGAGAACCTCATGTTTTGGATCGAAAAAAGCGGTGTATTTGTGTTTGAGAAAGCGATCGGTGAAGAAATTGATGCGTACAGCCTTTGGACGCGAAACGATCGCCCGTTTATCATACTTGGCAACATAAAACGCTCAGCGGTTCGCAGAAACTTTGATATTGCGCACGAACTTGGCCATTTGCTGCTTCATTATCGTCTTGAGTTCTCCAATCTGGACCGAAAAGAACACAAATTGATTGAGAATGAAGCCAATTTGTTTGCGGGTGCCTTTTTATTGCCTAAGGAAGAATTCTCATTGGACATGAATGGCATCACTCACAAGACGAATCCCGATCAATATCTTGACTTGAAAAAGAAATGGAAGACCTCACTTCAAGTACTGGGATACAGGGCAGCGCATCTAGGAGTAATGGAAACAAAGGATCATCGTAATTTCTATGCGGCGATGCACCGAAGAGGATATTTGGAAAGGGAACCCTTCGATCATACCATTCCGCTGCAAAAACCGATGCGAATCAAAACCATCATTGACTTGCTCTCCAAGAAAGGTCTTGTGGATATTCGTTATATGATTGAGGAGGATTGGAAAGTGGAGACTTCCTTCTTTCATCATATGACTGGAATAAGCACAGACTTTTTTAACAAGTATATGACGAACAAGCGAGAAACTAACACTCAAAATGTTAGGAAAATGCCCACACGCAGCTCTTGA
- a CDS encoding potassium-transporting ATPase subunit F → MIVLALVIYLGYVLVRPEKF, encoded by the coding sequence ATGATTGTGCTCGCGCTGGTAATCTACCTCGGTTATGTGCTGGTGAGGCCGGAGAAATTCTGA